In one Arachis duranensis cultivar V14167 chromosome 9, aradu.V14167.gnm2.J7QH, whole genome shotgun sequence genomic region, the following are encoded:
- the LOC107465688 gene encoding uncharacterized protein LOC107465688, with translation MTTMNAVAEAVHKAALAAARAVDRLGVRNGNENEHGEDSGNDENNLGHLERPMTLAAFLKVKPPKFKGTLIATDADNWDEFYKKNFPRTARDAKKMELMQLKKGNTTVAEYARKFDDLCRFSKIYLGNPVDFEEWKCLKFEGGLREDLMSSVVPLEIRNFAELVNKCKLVEECAKKLIASKASRQGFPPRNYNSYSWQP, from the exons ATGACTACCATGAACGCTGTGGCTGAGGCAGTGCACAAGGCTGCACTAGCAGCGGCTAGGGCTGTTGATCGTCTTGGAGTGAGAAATGGGAAtgagaatgagcatggagaagATAGTGGAAATGATGAAAATAACTTAGGGCATCTCGAAAGACCTATGACCCTTGCGGCTTTTCTGAAGGTTAAACCGCCTAAGTTTAAAGGTACACTCATTGCAACTGATGCTGACAACTG GGATGAATTTTATAAGAAGAATTTTCCGAGGACAGCTCGTGACGCTAAGAAGATGGAACTTATGCAACTGAAGAAGGGTAACACAACTGTTGCAGAATATGCCCGTAAGTTTGATGACTTGTGCCGTTTCTCCAAGATCTACCTAGGGAATCCTGTTGATTTTGAAGAATGGAAGTGTTTGAAGTTCGAAGGGGGCCTTCGTGAGGATCTGATGAGTTCAGTAGTTCCGTTGGAGATACGAAATTTTGCTGAGCTGGTTAATAAGTGTAAGTTAGTGGAAGAATGTGCTAAGAAGTTAATTGCCTCTAAAGCAAGTCGTCAAGGATTTCCACCAAGGAACTATAATAGTTACAGTTGGCAACCATGA